The following are encoded together in the Plasmodium brasilianum strain Bolivian I chromosome 10, whole genome shotgun sequence genome:
- a CDS encoding heptatricopeptide repeat and RAP domain-containing protein, which produces MGLLRPRERVIVNAIRRESRIKYKAKRMHKRFRSWAQQRVREYWLPMNVSLTSQVNLMDGQYISACVQKAATLRKHDFELWKSYSERILEIRETLTPQQVGYIFYGMGKSRFLNTDFYDHMLKYVGKNLNNFYSHPLMCIAWSLNRMLIRKEEFFNEFCKTVISKFDEIRIKDLIKINTSIGRLGIMDKNYKNFMNRHIINKLDTIFAQDFRNVVNDITIINLYDDEAKKYILTRFTNMFICARPQHYKSAYKSAVAVRVLYPHVWNSLSTKVKSFYVRLSMRRIHDSSRKPSDFQWEVSTCLARLGIAHRNTFLWGCYYIDIGEINEKRNCWFVDGPSCFYTSTNMYTEHIKLQHQILYDLGWNIRRIVWLDWLKLGNDINQKIEFVKTVREKEPLGKTLNHFPLLKPDEIKNKLRELKWYKICKDKEKAHAQEQEKIHLIL; this is translated from the coding sequence ATGGGGCTGCTTCGACCCAGGGAAAGAGTAATAGTGAACGCGATAAGAAGGGAAAGCAGGATAAAGTACAAGGCAAAACGTATGCACAAAAGATTTCGGTCATGGGCGCAACAGAGAGTTCGAGAATATTGGTTACCTATGAATGTGTCCTTAACAAGTCAGGTAAATTTGATGGATGGTCAGTATATATCTGCATGTGTGCAAAAGGCAGCAACATTGAGAAAACATGATTTTGAATTATGGAAAAGCTATAGTGAAAGGATATTAGAAATACGTGAAACATTAACACCTCAACAAGTtggttatattttttatgggATGGGAAAAAGTCGATTTTTAAACACCGATTTTTATGACCACATGTTAAAATATGTgggaaaaaatttaaataatttttatagcCATCCATTAATGTGTATTGCATGGTCATTAAATAGGATGTTaataagaaaagaagaattttttaatgaattttgTAAAACTGTTATTTCCAAATTTGATGAAATCAGAATAaaagatttaataaaaataaatacgtcTATAGGTAGATTGGGTATAAtggataaaaattataaaaattttatgaacagacatataattaataaactGGATACAATATTTGCACAGGATTTTAGAAATGTAGTTAATGATATTactataattaatttatatgatgatgaagcgaagaaatatatattaacaagaTTCACTAACATGTTTATATGTGCAAGACCACAACACTATAAAAGTGCATACAAATCTGCTGTAGCAGTGAGGGTTTTATATCCACATGTATGGAATTCTTTATCAACTAAGGTAAAAAGTTTTTATGTTCGATTAAGTATGAGAAGGATACACGACAGTAGTAGAAAACCATCTGACTTTCAGTGGGAAGTTTCAACCTGTTTAGCTAGATTAGGTATAGCTCATAggaatacatttttatggggttgttattatatagatattGGGGAAATTAATGAGAAACGAAATTGTTGGTTCGTTGATGGTCCTTCTTGTTTCTATACATccacaaatatgtatacagaACATATTAAGTTACAACACCAAATTTTATATGACCTAGGATGGAATATTAGGAGGATTGTTTGGTTGGATTGGCTTAAACTAGGAAATGATATCAATCAAAAAATCGAATTCGTAAAAACTGTAAGAGAGAAGGAACCCTTAGGAAAAACACTTAATCATTTTCCTCTTCTCAAACCcgatgaaataaaaaataaattaagagaATTAAAGTGGTACAAAATTTGCAAAGATAAGGAAAAAGCCCATGCACAAGAACAGGAAAAAATACATCTCATCCTTTGA
- a CDS encoding ORC3 domain-containing protein: MNEGKSSIYKGKGFILKTANKEYINNSICNRSKNKSSRNNKKYIFVERKKSTFSRYNPVVMPILFNKNNKKNNEYMKKNDINILNEGEINSFLLRNKAFRLTWSCIIKKIKKEIDMQISKNLSNIFEEIFLYSISNNEQLPLILMTAGTNVADHEIIIDTLSYEFKRWNYKKGRISEDSDILKLLCKSEKKGRSDNNYRSGNNDSCFDDRHCKDEPYEDNDIYVCSLNSSTSNNINSSIYNIYNQLYKEYKMRSFLAKYRKKKGNNDNDNYGYGYDNSYDVGMHTRRTSSRDSFSCIKNERNSGISNFSFFLNKEMDQECKINKRMVSIDKLVELYKLMSEVNMRKGGGSSHKGQSGVHTPSLDATDDKYNESNNDNNIGINSGKVGGVRSNSSSNNSNSSDGSYCSYDDNSDNLRINYRKLELYNKQNEYFADGRKKVRVVVLIHDCEYFNINILNGILNVLINLRIDSKMCLSVILGVSTPSFFFNRITTPDTQSKLRIKTVDILNNKLICEYICNSILFENFLPFMINFRTMHAIKLLLHKNNQSVSHLVYILYILTKEFYDNNLLSFLSLPIYYYLNDEQGNDNLEFQTEYSPYTFVRSNQKSFSNYLKYDIRTLHKKIICLCYSSNLYYRHLSYLKKVYSNVLVHNYFLLHGKDSIVHTPTNSDNELINFTLKRNRSNKKKKKKSKDDDNASCHSLSSDPERGSFTNTDKLSTDVNMVSVHWDEKRETTKKRKNSVHLHSTGGMAHQLSGKTMLAQQGEGSGNNLQNGIKNEYEEKNGVNDQHDTNAQYGRSTFNINGGTRKNETADEQGSRCQNDSIFNRNLQAWQFKANAINWWFDHPFKDLIYSYENKKIKDNFINNIDKLLESTEEKCVKNLYDINNIKDINKCLCESSLPTCVLQLIERKYAFNIAINFINIVIKCKSEYANSLKRAEYFRKLFENFEKVKWQENTSILYIEELYKIVERDVKKCISFLIDIITPYYYKNQEILLDMLKEFKKYYTTVYAIVYNLEDYLYLLKEKECQKDKETYMNDDFAKSCTVYSVSYSIYYSLLTKLDDLIQMLRQYINEKKGAPGGSTTTTAANGNLKRLVNCNVSNETHPEQGLVAEMRTELEAGSEAQMQRGNTKDDNEFDTNGEAYQFGRNTKYRKKNEGRTGMTMKKKAYKRYLTIQNSSLKNRQNGEHMKQINVEDILELLNQFVHDYLYLLLLPPIYHHPLAYELIIHRPDRDFTDIMTRDIKYELLQTLCYTKPYKTGSLMCSCCFFPENLENSDPNTNIVCDNKIYLNPYYDNISSLEDLVNIYRIYEKCNKTMDLYNLFILFLNIKIDTLGKYSMETTKELQSKSLQKEGDDYLYGEVLQEYYLKFIVAVSTFCSFFKILKPPNVSALLNYNEKGEEIFDDDDDDDIDDNTTKGRQGANAEESVTKFLADIKKSLQGCTSKKLLFGKLYYNQTIVSRELYLQRMIDYNSEYKNQVHFENDNIKRQKN; the protein is encoded by the coding sequence ATGAACGAAGGAAAAAGCTCGATATATAAGGGGAAAGGGTTTATTTTAAAGACAGCTAACAAGGAGTACATAAACAACAGTATCTGCAATAgaagtaaaaacaaaagtagtagaaataataaaaaatatatatttgttgaaAGGAAAAAGAGTACGTTTAGCAGATATAATCCTGTGGTCATgccaattttatttaataaaaataataaaaagaacaatgaatatatgaaaaagaatgatataaatatactcaACGAAGGGGAAATAAACAGCTTCTTGTTAAGAAATAAAGCTTTTAGATTAACATGGtcatgtataataaaaaaaattaaaaaagaaatagatatgcaaatatcaaaaaatttaagtaatatatttgaagaaatttttctatattctaTATCAAACAATGAACAACTCCCGTTGATTCTTATGACAGCAGGTACGAACGTTGCTGACCATGAAATAATCATTGACACGTTATCCTACGAATTTAAAAGATGGAATTACAAAAAGGGTAGGATATCCGAAGATTCTGACATTTTGAAACTCTTGTgcaaaagtgaaaaaaagggaagaagCGATAATAATTATAGGAGTGGTAATAATGATAGCTGCTTTGATGATAGACACTGTAAGGACGAACCATATGAGGATAAcgatatatatgtgtgttcGCTCAACTCAAGTACGTCTAACAACATAAATTCGTccatatacaatatatacaatCAGCTTTATAAAGAGTATAAAATGAGATCGTTTTTAGCGAAatatagaaagaaaaaaggaaacaatGACAATGATAATTATGGATATGGTTATGATAATAGTTATGATGTGGGTATGCATACAAGACGAACCAGCAGTAGGGACTCATTCAgttgtataaaaaatgaaagaaatagtggtatttccaatttttccttttttttaaacaaagaAATGGACCAAGAGtgtaaaattaacaaaagaaTGGTGAGCATAGATAAGCTGGTTGAACTATATAAACTTATGAGTGAGGTAAATATGCGGAAAGGGGGGGGGTCGAGTCATAAAGGTCAAAGCGGCGTGCACACGCCCTCCTTGGATGCAACTGATGATAAGTATAATGAGAGTAATAATGACAATAACATCGGCATTAATAGCGGAAAGGTAGGTGGGGTCAGGAGCAACAGTAGTAGCAACAACAGTAACAGTAGTGATGGAAGCTACTGTAGCTACGATGATAACAGTGATAACTTGCGTATCAACTACAGGAAGTTGGAGTTATACAATAAGCAGAACGAGTACTTTGCGGATGGCAGGAAGAAGGTTCGAGTAGTAGTCCTTATCCACGATTGTgaatatttcaatataaatatattgaatgGAATATTGAACGTGTTGATAAACTTACGAATAGATAGCAAGATGTGTCTAAGTGTTATACTAGGAGTATCTACTCCTTCGTTTTTCTTCAATCGAATAACTACTCCTGATACTCAGAGCAAGTTAAGAATAAAGACAGTAGACATACTGaacaataaattaatttgtgaatatatatgtaatagtATACtgtttgaaaattttttgccATTTATGATAAATTTTCGAACAATGCAtgcaataaaattattattacataaaaataatcaatCAGTTAGTCACTTGgtttatattctttatatattgaCTAAAGagttttatgataataatttactCTCTTTTTTATCGCTAccaatatattattatttaaacgATGAGCAAGGGAATGATAATTTGGAATTTCAAACCGAGTACTCTCCATACACCTTTGTTCGTTCAAACCAAAAatctttttcaaattatttaaaatatgatatcAGAACattgcataaaaaaattatttgtctTTGTTACTCGTCGAATTTATACTATAGACATTTAtcctatttaaaaaaagtctACTCTAATGTATTggttcataattattttttgctacATGGAAAGGATTCAATTGTACATACACCTACCAACTCCGACAATGAGTTGATAAACTTTACACTAAAGAGAAATAGGAGtaacaagaaaaagaaaaagaaaagtaaagATGACGATAATGCGAGTTGTCACTCACTCAGTTCTGATCCTGAACGGGGTAGTTTTACTAACACGGATAAATTAAGCACAGATGTGAATATGGTTTCTGTACATTGGgatgaaaaaagagaaacaacaaaaaaaagaaaaaatagcgTTCACTTGCACAGTACTGGTGGTATGGCTCATCAGTTAAGCGGTAAAACAATGCTAGCTCAGCAGGGAGAAGGAAGCGGAAACAATTTGCAAAATggcataaaaaatgaatatgaaGAGAAGAATGGCGTAAATGATCAACATGATACAAATGCTCAGTACGGAAGAAGTACGTTCAATATCAATGGTGGTACAAGGAAAAATGAGACAGCGGATGAACAAGGAAGTAGATGTCAAAATGATAGCATATTTAACAGGAACCTACAGGCATGGCAATTCAAAGCAAATGCAATAAACTGGTGGTTTGATCATCCGTTTAAGGATTTAATTTACTCATATgagaataagaaaataaaagataattttataaataatattgacAAATTACTAGAGAGCACAGAAGAAAAATGCGTAAAGaatttatatgatataaataatattaaagatataaataaatgtttatgcGAGTCGTCTTTACCTACCTGTGTTCTACAATTAATTGAAAGAAAATATGCCTTTAACATTGCCatcaattttattaatattgtcATTAAGTGTAAGTCTGAATATGCAAATTCGTTAAAAAGAGCAGAATATTTTAggaaattatttgaaaattttgaaaaggtAAAATGGCAAGAAAACacaagtatattatatattgaagAATTGTATAAAATAGTGGAAAGAGatgtaaaaaaatgcattagttttttaattgatattattactccttattattataaaaatcaaGAGATTTTGTTAGATATGCtaaaagaatttaaaaaatattatactaCTGTTTATGCTATTGTTTATAATTTAGAGGACTActtgtatttattaaaagagaaagaatGTCAAAAGGATAAGGAAACATATATGAACGACGATTTTGCAAAAAGCTGTACAGTATATTCTGTTTCCTACTCTATCTATTATTCACTCCTTACAAAACTAGATGATCTTATTCAAATGTTAAGACAGtacataaatgaaaagaaggGTGCACCGGGTGGTAGTACTACCACAACTGCTGCTAATGGAAATTTGAAAAGGTTGGTGAACTGCAATGTTTCGAATGAGACACACCCGGAACAGGGATTAGTAGCTGAGATGAGAACCGAGTTAGAAGCAGGGTCAGAAGCTCAGATGCAAAGAGGAAATACTAAAGACGACAATGAGTTCGACACAAACGGAGAGGCATATCAATTCGGCAGAAATACAAAgtataggaaaaaaaatgaaggaagAACAGGAATGacaatgaagaaaaaagCGTATAAAAGATACTTAACAATACAGAACAGcagtttaaaaaatagacaAAATGGTGAACAtatgaaacaaataaatgttGAAGATATACTAGAATTGTTAAATCAGTTTGTACatgattatttatatttactattactacCACCAATATACCATCATCCTCTAGCATATGAACTAATTATACATAGACCCGATCGAGATTTCACAGACATAATGACAAgagatataaaatatgaactCTTACAAACATTATGTTATACCAAACCATATAAAACTGGGAGCCTGATGTGTTCATGTTGCTTTTTTCcagaaaatttagaaaatagtGATCCTAATACTAACATTGTATGcgacaataaaatatatttaaacccCTACTATGATAACATATCATCTTTAGAGGACTTGGTAAACATTTACAGgatttatgaaaaatgtaataaaaccATGGATTTGTATAATCTGTTCattctttttctaaatatcAAAATAGACACATTGGGGAAATACTCTATGGAAACTACAAAAGAACTACAATCGAAATCATTGCAGAAGGAAGGAGATGACTACTTATATGGTGAAGTGTTACAAGAATATTACTTAAAATTCATAGTAGCTGTTAGTACCTTTTGCtctttctttaaaattttgaaaccTCCAAATGTATCAGCTCTTCTAAATTACAATGAAAAGGGAGAAGAAATAtttgatgatgatgatgatgatgatattGATGATAATACTACTAAAGGAAGGCAAGGTGCAAATGCGGAAGAATCTGTTACGAAATTTTTAGCTGATATTAAAAAGTCCTTACAAGGATGTACTAGTAAGAAGCTATTGTTTGGTAAGTTATACTATAACCAAACAATTGTGTCAAGGGAATTATATTTGCAAAGAATGATAGACTATAATTCTGAGTATAAAAATCAAGTGCATTTTGAAAACGATAACATTAAACGGCAAAAAAATTGA